Proteins from a genomic interval of Ramlibacter algicola:
- a CDS encoding amino acid ABC transporter permease, with translation MSWDWQVFCKNTLEGTVEATCWAKGGDQTYLEWMLQAWGWTLSVAACAWVVAIVVGGLVGTMRTLPNSPIAVRIGNAWVELFRNIPILVQLFIWYFVVPKLFPSMRQVPGFLLVVFALGFFTSARIAEQVRAGVQALPRGQRYAGMAMGFTTAQTYRYVILPMAVRIILPPLTSESMNLLKNSSVAFAVSIAELTMFAMQAQEETARGIEIYMAVTALYALSAFAVNRVFAFIERKVQIPGFIVAGGTGGGH, from the coding sequence ATGTCCTGGGACTGGCAGGTTTTCTGCAAGAACACGCTCGAAGGAACGGTCGAGGCAACGTGCTGGGCCAAGGGCGGCGACCAGACCTACCTGGAATGGATGCTGCAGGCCTGGGGGTGGACCTTGTCCGTCGCCGCCTGCGCCTGGGTGGTCGCCATCGTCGTCGGCGGCCTGGTCGGCACCATGCGCACCTTGCCCAACAGCCCGATCGCGGTGCGCATCGGCAATGCGTGGGTCGAGCTGTTCCGCAACATCCCGATCCTCGTGCAGCTGTTCATCTGGTACTTCGTGGTGCCCAAGCTGTTCCCGTCGATGCGCCAGGTGCCCGGCTTCCTGCTGGTGGTCTTCGCGCTCGGCTTCTTCACGTCCGCCCGCATCGCGGAGCAGGTGCGCGCCGGCGTGCAGGCGCTGCCCCGTGGCCAGCGCTACGCGGGCATGGCGATGGGATTCACCACCGCGCAGACTTACCGCTACGTCATCCTTCCGATGGCCGTGCGCATCATCCTGCCGCCGCTCACCAGCGAGTCGATGAACCTGCTGAAGAACAGCTCGGTGGCCTTCGCCGTGTCGATCGCGGAACTGACGATGTTCGCGATGCAGGCGCAGGAGGAGACCGCGCGCGGCATCGAGATCTACATGGCCGTCACGGCGCTGTACGCGCTGTCGGCGTTCGCGGTGAACCGCGTGTTCGCCTTCATCGAGCGCAAGGTGCAGATCCCCGGCTTCATCGTGGCCGGCGGCACGGGTGGGGGCCACTGA
- a CDS encoding amino acid ABC transporter substrate-binding protein: MKKVLLAAAIAAIAGGAFAQANDTIAKVKNSGTITMGVRDSSGALAYTLGDGKYVGYHVELCQRIIANLEKQVGKKVDVKYQLVTSQNRISLVSNGTVDIECGSTTNNTARQKDVAFAVTTYVEEVRTAVRANSGINSLAQLGGKTVATTTGTTSVQLLRKHERAQNVNFNEVYGKDHAESFLLLESGRADAFVMDAQILAGNIANSKAPADFKIVGEPISVEPIAIMLRKDDAAFKKLADDTLKDLMKSGEIAKIYDKWFVQPIPPKNAKLNLPASETTKAAWATPNDKPAEDYAKK; encoded by the coding sequence GTTCGCCCAGGCCAACGACACCATCGCCAAGGTGAAGAACTCCGGCACCATCACGATGGGCGTCCGCGATTCGTCCGGCGCGCTGGCGTACACCCTCGGGGACGGCAAGTACGTGGGCTACCACGTGGAGCTGTGCCAGCGCATCATCGCCAACCTCGAGAAGCAGGTCGGCAAGAAGGTCGACGTCAAGTACCAGCTGGTGACCTCGCAGAACCGCATCAGCCTGGTGTCCAACGGCACCGTCGACATCGAGTGCGGCTCCACCACCAACAACACGGCCCGCCAGAAGGACGTCGCGTTCGCCGTGACCACCTACGTCGAGGAAGTGCGCACCGCCGTTCGCGCCAACTCCGGCATCAACTCGCTGGCCCAGCTGGGCGGCAAGACGGTCGCCACCACCACCGGCACCACGTCCGTGCAGCTGCTGCGCAAGCACGAGCGCGCGCAGAACGTGAACTTCAACGAGGTGTACGGCAAGGACCACGCCGAGAGCTTCCTGCTGCTGGAGTCCGGCCGTGCCGACGCTTTCGTGATGGACGCGCAGATCCTGGCCGGCAACATCGCCAACAGCAAGGCGCCCGCCGACTTCAAGATCGTGGGCGAGCCGATCAGCGTCGAGCCGATCGCCATCATGCTGCGCAAGGACGATGCCGCGTTCAAGAAGCTGGCCGACGACACGCTGAAGGACCTGATGAAGTCCGGCGAGATCGCCAAGATCTACGACAAGTGGTTCGTGCAGCCGATTCCCCCGAAGAACGCGAAGCTGAACCTGCCGGCGAGCGAGACCACCAAGGCGGCCTGGGCGACCCCCAACGACAAGCCGGCCGAGGACTACGCCAAGAAGTAA